A stretch of Crossiella cryophila DNA encodes these proteins:
- a CDS encoding AfsR/SARP family transcriptional regulator, with amino-acid sequence MPVRFRLLGEFQVLDGGAPVEIRHQRQRCVLAALLVDLNKVVRLDTLADRVWGEDLPGRPRDTIYSYVSRLRTTLAGVDEVTVTRRSGGYLLTADPEAVDLHRFHGLLAAAAQDEQRPADLLTQALAQWTGVAFAGLDGAWATHLRETLDRQRFTARLDLADLQLHSGQCGGLGIELSALTAAHPLDERLAGQLMLALYRDGRQGDALREYERIRRLLATELGADLGPALRRLHQQILTSDTAIGPPPEHDRARAHPVPRQLPATPPHFVGREQELALLSRARPDGSPQSTVAIGGAGGIGKTCLALHWAHRNAHRFPDGQLYVDLGGFAPSADPMSAAAAIRRFLNALGVAPAVIPVELDAMAALYRSVIADKRLLIVLDNAADTTQVVPLLPGQPTCAVLITSRRRLIGLTTAHGAIQVDLTVLAEEQARGLLRRRLGAERLLAEPEAVTSILRYCSGLPLALGVVAARAAATPTLPLSMLAEELASTAARLDAFDTDDPIRNLRAVFSWSYRALPTEAGQVFARLGLAPGADFGLTAISCLTALPIERLRVLMRALEGGFLLDQPLPDRYRMHDLLRLYATELAEGIGEAGRHAALRRLVDMYLVVLGRTRSLVMSSPRLHEVVDIAAGDPHWPEFAGSTEALDWLEAERGNLIALVTRLAELGWHDDIWRLAWLLHGFFRARQYKSDWIEVGRLGATAADRIGDRVARFHATNCLGSAYQAAGRWAEAIARYQEVLAASQAADDPERTSIMLNNIGITLVNSGDAGAAVGYLEQALALACQTGSIKDEALCSLNLGDAYNVVGRYPEGLRHNQTARMLFRSLGENLHGAIAAVNIAQSYFGLAELAKAADSAERAGTEFRALGAQYDLAKSLLMLGRVRNSLGQTGLATQAWTAALDTFRKLNDPRAREVEQLLRESA; translated from the coding sequence ATGCCGGTGCGGTTTCGGCTGCTGGGCGAATTCCAGGTGCTCGACGGCGGCGCTCCGGTGGAGATCAGGCACCAGCGGCAGCGTTGCGTGCTCGCGGCGCTGCTCGTCGACCTGAACAAGGTCGTCCGGCTGGACACCTTGGCCGATCGGGTGTGGGGCGAGGACCTGCCAGGGCGGCCCCGCGACACGATCTACAGCTATGTGTCCCGGCTGCGCACGACGCTGGCAGGCGTTGACGAGGTCACCGTCACGCGACGCTCCGGTGGCTACCTGCTGACCGCGGACCCCGAGGCGGTGGACTTGCACCGGTTCCACGGCCTGCTGGCCGCCGCCGCACAGGACGAGCAGCGGCCCGCGGACCTGCTCACCCAGGCGCTCGCCCAGTGGACCGGAGTGGCCTTCGCGGGCCTCGACGGCGCCTGGGCCACGCACCTCCGGGAAACACTGGACCGGCAGCGGTTCACCGCCCGGCTGGACCTCGCGGACCTGCAACTCCACAGTGGACAGTGCGGCGGGCTGGGCATCGAACTGTCCGCGCTCACCGCGGCGCATCCGCTGGACGAACGACTCGCGGGTCAGCTCATGCTCGCCCTGTACCGCGACGGTCGTCAGGGTGACGCCCTGCGCGAGTACGAACGGATCCGGCGACTGCTCGCCACGGAACTCGGCGCCGATCTGGGCCCGGCGCTGCGGCGGCTGCACCAGCAGATCCTCACCAGCGACACCGCCATCGGCCCGCCGCCGGAGCACGATCGGGCCCGCGCTCATCCCGTGCCACGTCAACTGCCCGCGACACCACCACACTTCGTCGGCCGCGAGCAGGAACTCGCCCTCCTGAGCAGGGCGCGGCCCGACGGGAGTCCACAGTCGACAGTCGCGATCGGCGGTGCGGGTGGAATCGGCAAGACCTGCCTCGCACTGCACTGGGCGCACCGCAACGCCCACCGATTCCCGGACGGGCAGCTATATGTGGACCTGGGTGGCTTCGCCCCCTCGGCGGACCCGATGTCCGCGGCGGCGGCCATCCGGCGATTCCTGAACGCACTCGGGGTCGCACCGGCCGTGATCCCGGTCGAGCTGGACGCGATGGCGGCGTTGTACCGCAGCGTGATCGCGGACAAACGCCTGCTGATCGTGCTGGACAACGCCGCGGACACCACGCAGGTGGTCCCGCTGCTGCCCGGCCAGCCGACCTGTGCCGTGCTGATCACCAGCCGCCGCAGGCTGATCGGCCTGACCACCGCGCACGGCGCGATCCAGGTCGACCTGACCGTGCTGGCCGAGGAACAGGCACGCGGACTGCTCCGCCGCCGCCTCGGCGCCGAGCGCCTGCTGGCCGAACCCGAGGCGGTCACGAGCATCCTGCGGTACTGCTCGGGGCTGCCCCTGGCACTGGGCGTGGTGGCCGCCCGTGCCGCGGCGACACCCACCCTGCCGTTGTCCATGCTGGCCGAGGAACTCGCCAGCACGGCGGCGAGACTGGACGCCTTCGACACCGACGACCCCATCCGCAACCTGCGTGCGGTGTTCTCCTGGTCTTACCGGGCGCTGCCCACCGAGGCCGGACAGGTGTTCGCCAGACTCGGCCTCGCCCCCGGCGCCGACTTCGGCCTGACCGCCATCAGCTGCCTCACGGCGTTGCCCATCGAGCGGCTGCGCGTGCTGATGCGCGCGCTGGAAGGCGGTTTCCTCCTCGACCAGCCGCTGCCGGATCGCTACCGCATGCACGATCTGCTCCGGCTGTACGCGACGGAACTCGCCGAGGGGATCGGCGAAGCCGGGCGACACGCGGCGCTGCGCAGGCTCGTCGACATGTACCTGGTCGTGCTGGGGCGGACCCGCAGCCTGGTGATGTCCAGTCCTCGGCTGCACGAGGTCGTGGACATCGCCGCCGGTGATCCGCACTGGCCGGAGTTCGCGGGCAGCACCGAGGCCCTTGACTGGCTGGAGGCCGAGCGCGGCAACCTCATCGCCCTGGTGACCAGACTCGCCGAACTTGGCTGGCACGACGACATCTGGCGACTCGCCTGGCTGCTGCACGGCTTCTTCCGGGCTCGCCAGTACAAGTCGGACTGGATCGAGGTGGGCCGGCTCGGGGCGACGGCGGCGGACCGGATCGGCGACCGCGTGGCGAGGTTCCACGCCACCAACTGCCTCGGCAGCGCCTACCAGGCCGCGGGGAGGTGGGCTGAGGCGATCGCCCGGTACCAGGAAGTGCTCGCCGCCAGTCAGGCCGCCGACGATCCGGAACGAACGTCGATCATGCTCAACAACATCGGCATCACCCTGGTCAACAGCGGTGACGCCGGGGCAGCTGTCGGCTACCTCGAACAGGCGCTCGCCCTCGCCTGCCAGACGGGGTCGATCAAGGACGAGGCGCTCTGTTCGCTCAACCTGGGCGACGCCTACAACGTGGTCGGCAGATACCCGGAAGGACTGCGGCACAACCAGACCGCGCGGATGTTGTTCCGCTCACTCGGGGAGAACCTGCACGGTGCGATCGCCGCGGTGAACATCGCGCAGTCCTACTTCGGCCTCGCCGAGCTGGCCAAGGCCGCCGACAGCGCCGAGCGGGCGGGTACCGAGTTCCGCGCGCTCGGCGCCCAGTACGACCTGGCCAAGAGCCTGCTCATGCTCGGCCGCGTCCGAAACTCCCTCGGTCAGACCGGCCTGGCGACCCAGGCCTGGACAGCCGCGCTGGACACGTTCCGGAAGCTGAACGACCCGAGGGCGCGCGAGGTCGAACAGCTGCTGCGCGAATCCGCATAG
- a CDS encoding siderophore-interacting protein, whose protein sequence is MGREDHRHRHLDRIAEVRAGSSAEKVPYPIGIRETEVLGSRMIGSGLLRLTLGGPGALGFQAHAPDEHVKLIFPDAGGVLRLPEPNGLMLRWPRPAPVSREYTVRRHDPVTGEIDLDIALHPGGLGSDWALTVRPGERVHVAGPPGGRIVPPSYDRYLLAGDLTALPAIARWLEELPRTAAGWAFIEVADVTEQIELAAPERFEVHWLHRGELPAGTGGLLAEAVRAVRWPAGERVHVWVAGEAGQIKPLRGWVRELGLAKGDHDITGYWKYGVADFDEEHDHEHDHTAAAGNEDR, encoded by the coding sequence GTGGGACGCGAGGACCACCGGCATCGACATCTGGACCGGATCGCCGAGGTCCGGGCCGGGTCGAGTGCCGAGAAAGTGCCCTATCCGATCGGGATCAGGGAGACCGAGGTGCTCGGCTCCCGGATGATCGGTTCCGGCCTGCTCCGGTTGACCCTCGGCGGTCCCGGCGCGCTCGGTTTCCAGGCGCACGCGCCGGATGAGCACGTCAAGCTGATCTTCCCGGACGCCGGGGGTGTGCTGCGGCTGCCCGAACCCAACGGGCTGATGCTGCGCTGGCCGCGGCCGGCGCCGGTCTCCCGCGAGTACACCGTGCGCCGCCATGACCCGGTCACCGGCGAGATCGACCTGGACATCGCGCTGCACCCCGGCGGGCTCGGCTCGGACTGGGCGCTGACCGTGCGGCCGGGGGAGCGGGTGCACGTCGCGGGCCCGCCCGGCGGGCGGATCGTGCCGCCCAGCTACGACCGCTACCTGCTGGCCGGGGACCTCACCGCGCTGCCCGCCATCGCCAGGTGGCTGGAGGAACTGCCGCGTACCGCCGCGGGGTGGGCGTTCATCGAGGTCGCCGACGTGACCGAGCAGATCGAACTGGCCGCGCCCGAACGGTTCGAGGTGCACTGGCTGCACCGGGGCGAACTGCCCGCCGGCACCGGTGGGCTGCTGGCCGAGGCGGTGCGCGCGGTGCGCTGGCCCGCGGGGGAGCGGGTGCACGTCTGGGTCGCCGGTGAGGCCGGGCAGATCAAGCCACTGCGCGGCTGGGTCCGCGAACTGGGGCTGGCCAAGGGTGATCACGACATCACCGGCTACTGGAAGTACGGCGTCGCCGACTTCGACGAAGAGCACGACCACGAACACGATCACACCGCCGCCGCTGGAAATGAGGACCGCTGA